In Neisseria brasiliensis, the following proteins share a genomic window:
- the dprA gene encoding DNA-processing protein DprA, whose product MNDNERFAWVQLALTPYIGAESFLLLLQHFGSAEAALAAPSEIIAKLVRHKQAVAAWQHADKCDAAKAAAEAALNWAQQKHCRLLLLQDDDFPDMLTEGITPPPLLFLRGNSDLLHKPSAAIVGSRHATPQAMRIARDFGMALSEQGIPVVSGMAAGIDTAAHQGALLSDGGTIAVWGTGIDRIYPPSNKQLAYEIAERGLIISEFPLDTRPYAGNFPRRNRLIAALSRLTLVVEAAVESGSLITAKLAAEMGREVMAVPGSIDNPHSKGCHKLIKEGAKLVESLEDIVQECPQLLQNTPLPSYSIYKRPQNTLAAESKAKPETSAKPLVETDIRPSETQNTADDTLLNAMGYDAIHPDTLAELLNWPAADVYAQLLEYELDGVIAPLAGGRYQRIKT is encoded by the coding sequence ATGAACGATAACGAACGCTTTGCATGGGTACAACTCGCGCTGACGCCTTACATCGGTGCGGAAAGTTTTTTGCTTTTGCTGCAGCATTTCGGCAGCGCAGAAGCGGCATTGGCCGCGCCGTCTGAAATCATCGCGAAACTGGTGAGGCACAAACAAGCCGTGGCTGCATGGCAACATGCCGATAAATGCGATGCCGCTAAGGCTGCTGCCGAAGCCGCGTTAAATTGGGCGCAGCAGAAACATTGTCGTTTGCTGCTGTTGCAGGACGATGATTTCCCCGATATGCTGACCGAAGGTATTACGCCGCCGCCGTTGTTATTTTTACGCGGCAATAGCGATTTGCTGCACAAGCCTTCCGCCGCGATTGTCGGCAGTCGCCATGCCACCCCGCAGGCGATGCGCATTGCCCGCGATTTCGGCATGGCTTTGAGTGAACAAGGCATTCCAGTGGTTTCCGGTATGGCGGCCGGTATTGATACTGCTGCTCATCAAGGCGCGCTGCTTTCAGACGGCGGTACCATCGCCGTGTGGGGTACGGGCATAGACCGCATTTATCCGCCATCGAATAAACAGCTTGCCTACGAAATCGCCGAGCGCGGGCTGATTATCAGTGAGTTTCCATTAGATACCCGCCCGTATGCCGGTAATTTTCCACGCCGCAACCGCCTGATTGCCGCATTATCGCGTTTGACCTTGGTGGTGGAAGCAGCGGTAGAGTCGGGTTCGCTGATTACCGCCAAGCTCGCGGCCGAGATGGGGCGTGAAGTGATGGCCGTGCCCGGTTCGATTGATAATCCGCACAGCAAAGGCTGCCACAAGCTGATTAAAGAGGGCGCCAAACTGGTGGAAAGTTTGGAAGATATCGTACAAGAATGTCCGCAGCTATTGCAAAACACCCCATTACCATCATATTCTATATATAAGCGTCCGCAAAACACACTTGCCGCCGAGTCGAAAGCCAAGCCCGAGACAAGCGCCAAACCGCTTGTTGAAACCGATATCAGGCCGTCTGAAACCCAAAACACGGCAGACGACACTTTATTAAATGCCATGGGTTACGATGCCATTCATCCCGATACCTTGGCCGAGTTGCTGAATTGGCCGGCGGCTGATGTGTACGCCCAATTGCTGGAATACGAGCTCGACGGCGTGATCGCTCCGCTGGCCGGCGGACGCTACCAACGGATTAAAACATAA
- a CDS encoding DUF494 family protein yields the protein MAEVIAFLIEHFQDFDACPPPEDLGQLLEDAGFDAMEIGNTLMMMEVLLNSSEFAIEPIDGTALRVYSVEEADVLPQEVMGLLHYLIAERAITYEQREIVVHALMHIPADEITVDIAKVLTLLVLWAHKSELPVLIGDDLMAALNGNAVMH from the coding sequence ATGGCCGAAGTCATTGCTTTTTTAATCGAACATTTTCAGGATTTTGATGCCTGTCCGCCGCCGGAAGATTTGGGGCAACTGCTCGAAGATGCCGGTTTTGATGCGATGGAAATCGGCAATACCCTGATGATGATGGAAGTGTTGCTCAACAGTTCCGAATTCGCCATTGAGCCGATCGACGGCACGGCCTTGCGCGTGTACAGCGTGGAAGAAGCCGATGTGTTGCCACAAGAGGTGATGGGTTTGCTGCATTATCTGATTGCCGAGCGCGCGATTACGTACGAGCAGCGTGAAATCGTGGTACATGCGCTGATGCACATTCCGGCGGATGAGATCACTGTGGATATCGCCAAAGTGCTGACCTTGCTGGTGTTGTGGGCGCACAAGAGCGAATTGCCGGTGTTGATCGGCGATGATTTGATGGCGGCTTTAAACGGCAACGCTGTGATGCATTAA